A genomic stretch from Festucalex cinctus isolate MCC-2025b chromosome 13, RoL_Fcin_1.0, whole genome shotgun sequence includes:
- the LOC144033666 gene encoding LIM/homeobox protein Lhx1, producing the protein MVHCAGCERPIQDRFLLNVLDRAWHIKCVQCCECKCNLTEKCFSREGRLYCKNDFFRRFGTKCGGCSQGISPNDLVRRARSKVFHLNCFTCMMCNKQLSTGEQLYVIDEHKFVCKDDYISNSGVKDTNLISVTACSDPSLSPDSQDPLQDDVVLKETEMAALSDKETVNNENDDQNLGGKRRGPRTTIKAKQLETLKAAFAATPKPTRHIREQLAQETGLNMRVIQVWFQNRRSKERRMKQLSALGARRHSFFRSPRRMRTLVDRLEPGELIPNGPFSYYGDYQSEFYGPGGNYEFFPQGPPPSQAQTPVELPFVPSSAPTGTPIGAMDHPLPGHHPSSEVQRFSDIISHHPGDSPSPEPSIPGSLHNIPSEVFGPNAPFASLSLNGSGYNSHLSHPPTEMNEATVW; encoded by the exons ATGGTGCACTGCGCCGGGTGCGAAAGGCCGATCCAGGACCGATTTCTACTCAACGTGTTGGACCGAGCCTGGCACATCAAGTGCGTGCAGTGCTGCGAGTGCAAATGCAATTTGACAGAGAAATGTTTTTCTCGAGAAGGGAGACTATACTGCAAAAATGACTTCTTTAG GCGTTTCGGCACCAAGTGTGGCGGGTGTTCGCAGGGCATCTCTCCAAACGATTTGGTCCGCAGGGCGCGAAGCAAAGTGTTTCATCTCAACTGCTTCACGTGCATGATGTGCAACAAGCAGCTGTCGACCGGCGAACAACTCTACGTCATCGATGAACACAAATTCGTTTGCAAAGACGATTACATAAGCAACAGCGGCGTAAAAGACACAAACCTCATTTCAG TAACGGCATGCAGCGACCCGAGCTTATCCCCGGACTCACAAGATCCCCTCCAGGACGACGTGGTTCTGAAGGAAACGGAGATGGCCGCCCTCTCGGATAAAGAAACTGTCAATAACGAGAACGACGACCAGAATCTGGGCGGCAAGCGGCGAGGCCCGCGCACGACCATCAAGGCCAAACAGCTGGAGACGCTGAAGGCTGCGTTCGCCGCGACCCCCAAACCCACCAGACACATCAGGGAGCAGCTGGCACAGGAGACTGGCCTCAACATGAGAGTTATTCAG GTCTGGTTCCAGAACCGCCGTTCCAAAGAGAGGCGCATGAAGCAGTTGAGCGCACTGGGAGCCCGGAGGCATTCGTTCTTCAGGAGCCCGAGGAGGATGAGGACGCTGGTTGACCGCCTGGAACCTGGCGAACTCATCCCCAACGGACCTTTCTCTTATTACGGAG ATTATCAAAGTGAATTTTACGGTCCTGGAGGGAACTATGAGTTCTTTCCTCAGGGGCCGCCTCCGTCGCAAGCCCAGACTCCAGTTGAGCTCCCGTTTGTGCCCTCGTCGGCGCCTACGGGCACGCCCATTGGCGCTATGGACCACCCCCTGCCGGGACACCATCCATCCAGTGAAGTGCAGCGCTTCTCCGATATTATATCCCACCACCCCGGGGACTCCCCAAGCCCGGAGCCGAGCATCCCGGGAAGTCTGCACAATA